Part of the Neisseria subflava genome is shown below.
AAAAGGCCGATGTTGCCTTGGCTTTTCGCAACTTTACCTGCTTCAGGCGTGCCGGCGGCATCAATTATGCGGATGGCTTGGGTATTTGAGGCCGTCTGAACAGCAACTTTTACAGGGCCGGCTTCAAGGTTCAGCACCATCTCGGTTTGCGCATCACTCCAGTCTTTTACGGAGATTCCGTTGACCGATACAATCTTATCGCCTGCCTGAAAACCTGCTTTGGCGGCAATACTGCTAGGCTCAACCATGCCGACATAGGGGCGCAACTCAGTTACGCCGAAGGAAAAGCTCAAACCATAAAGCAAAACGGCCAAAATCAAATTGGTCAAAGGGCCGGCGGCGACAATGGCGATGCGCTTGGCCGGATGCTGCTTGTCAAAGGCGTACGGCAAATCTGCCTCTGCCACCTCTCCTTCGCGCGTATCGACCATTTTAACGTAACCGCCCAGCGGAATCGGGGCAAGACACCACTCGGTATCGCCGCGTTTTCGGGTGAAAAAGGGCTTACCAAAGCCGACGGAAAAGCGCACGACTTTAACGCCGCACCAGTGGGCAACAATATAGTGTCCGAACTCATGCAGGCTGACCAAAATCAGAATGGCGACGATAAAGGCTAAAAAGGTTTGCAAAAAAATCCCCCTGAGTGGAATGTGATAATCAACGGATAAGGCCGTCTGAAAACCGATTATAAAGGCAGTTGTTCCATTTTGTCTGCCTAAATGCCAAGCGGTTGACGTTTCAGACGGCCTGTCATTGAAGCTTTATTGTTTGCCGATAAAGGCTTCTGCCTGTCTACGTGTTTGCGCGTCTTGCGCCAGCAGGCCTTCGATATCGTGACGGCCGTCTGAAAAATTTTGGGCAAGGCAGTGGGCAACGACTTTGGCAATATCGGTAAACTTGATGCGTTTATCTAAAAAAGCGGCCACGGCAACTTCGTTGGCGGCGTTCAGCACGCAAGGCGCGGCGCCGCCTGCATTCATGGCCTGATAGGCAAGTTTCAGGCATGGAAAACGGTCAAAGTCAGGTTTTTGGAAGGTCAATGCGGACAATGCGCCGAAATCCAGCTCGCCCACGCCAGAGTCGATACGTTCGGGCAGGCCCAAGCAATAAGCAATCGGCGTACGCATATCGGGATTACCCAACTGCGCCAATACCGAACCATCGCGATAACGCACCATGCTGTGTATCACGGATTGTGGATGGATGACGACTTCCAGTTTTTCCGGCGGACAGTTAAACAACCAATGCGCCTCAATCAACTCCAAGCCCTTATTCATCATTGATGCGGAATCGACGGAAATCTTGCGGCCCATGCTCCAATTCGGATGCTTGACCGCCTGTTCGGGCGTAATGCTGTCAAATGTACTTAAATCAGTGTTAAGGAAAGGACCGCCCGATGCAGTCAGGATAATCGAATTGATACCGTGCTCATTTAGACGGCCTGTGTAATCCCTTGGCAATACTTGGAAGATGGCATTGTGTTCACTGTCAATCGGCAAGACGGTAGCGCCGTTTTGACGGGCGGTTTCCATAAACAATGCACCGGAAACCACCAGTGTTTCTTTGTTTGCCAGATAAATGGTTTTGCCTTTTTTAGCGGCGGCCAAAGCCGACGGCAAGCCGGCCGCGCCGACAATGGCACACATTACGCCGCTGACTTCATCGGCAGAGGCGACATCAATCAGGGCTTGAGAACCATATA
Proteins encoded:
- the ispC gene encoding 1-deoxy-D-xylulose-5-phosphate reductoisomerase, which produces MTQQVLTILGSTGSIGESTLDVVSRHPEKFRVFALAGHRQVDKLAAQCKQFRPEYAVIGDAGHAAELEKKLKQEGISTQVLYGSQALIDVASADEVSGVMCAIVGAAGLPSALAAAKKGKTIYLANKETLVVSGALFMETARQNGATVLPIDSEHNAIFQVLPRDYTGRLNEHGINSIILTASGGPFLNTDLSTFDSITPEQAVKHPNWSMGRKISVDSASMMNKGLELIEAHWLFNCPPEKLEVVIHPQSVIHSMVRYRDGSVLAQLGNPDMRTPIAYCLGLPERIDSGVGELDFGALSALTFQKPDFDRFPCLKLAYQAMNAGGAAPCVLNAANEVAVAAFLDKRIKFTDIAKVVAHCLAQNFSDGRHDIEGLLAQDAQTRRQAEAFIGKQ